The sequence CAAAGAGGGCGAGGTGCTGCTGGCCGATACGACGACGCCGGACTGGGAGCCGGTGATGAAGATGGCCTCGGCCATCGTGACCAACCGCGGCGGGCGTACCTGCCATGCGGCCATCGTCAGCCGCGAACTCGGCATCCCGGCCATCGTCGGTGCGGAGGATGCGACCGAGAAGCTTGCGGACGGCCGGGAGGTGACGGTCAGCTGCGCCGAGGGGGAGACGGGCAGGGTCTATGACGGCAAAATCTCCTACGACGTCGAGCGGACCGATCTCAGCCACCTCCCCAAAACGCGCACGAAGATCATGATGAACCTCGGCAATCCCGACCTCGCCTTTTCGCTCGCACACCTCCCCGTCGACGGGATCGGCCTGGCGCGGATGGAGTTTATCATCAACGAGTCCATCAAAGCGCACCCCATGGCGCTCATCCACCCCGAAAAGACAGACCTGGCCACGCGGGTGCAGATCGAAGCGCTCACTGCCGCCTACGAGACTCCGGAGGATTTCTTCGTCAAGACCCTCTCCGAGGGGGTGGCGACGATTGCATCGGCGGTCTATCCCGAGCCCTGTGTCGTGCGTATGAGCGACTTCAAGACGAATGAATACGCCACGCTTGCGGGCGGGAAATTCTTCGAACCGCTGGACGAGGCGAACCCGATGATCGGTTTCCGGGGGGCGGCACGCTACAGCCACCCTGCCTACGAGGAGGGGTTCGCGCTGGAGTGCGCGGCGATGAAGCGGGTCCGCGACGAGATGGGCTTTACGAACGTCATCCTGATGATCCCCTTCTGCCGTCGGGTCGAGGAGGGGCGGCGGGTCGTCGAGACGATGGCGCGGCACGGGCTGGTACGCGGCGAAAACGGGCTGCAGATCTACGTCATGTGCGAGATCCCCAACAACGTCATCTCCATCGACGGCTTCAGCGAGGTGTTCGATGGCTTCAGCATCGGCAGCAACGACCTGACCCAGCTCACCCTCGGCGTCGACCGCGACAGCGAGATCGTCGCGTTCGATTACGAAGAGCGGGACGAGGGGGTGCTGACGATGATCGAGATGGCCGTCGAGGGGGCCAAGCGCAACGGCCGCCACAGCGGTATCTGCGGGCAGGCCCCCTCGGACTACCCCGAAGTCGCGGAGTTCCTCGTCAAACTCGGGATCGACTCTATCAGTCTCAACCCCGACAGCGTGCTGACGACACTGCCGCGGATCATCGAACTGGAAACGGCGCTGAACGGGGCACCTTCTGAACAGTAATGCGGTGTTTTTGAAAGGGGTGAAGCGTTGAAGCGCCGCCACGGCAGGGCGGCAATGCGGGTTACTGTGCGAGGATGATGGAGCTGGCTTTGACCAGTGCATAGACGGTGTCGCCTTTGGCGACGCCGAGATCTTTGGCCGCCTCTTCGGTGATGATGGCCGTGAGCGTGGTACCGCCCATCGCCAGTTTGAGCTCGCAGCTGACCGGGCCCTCGATGATGTCGCTGACTGTCGTCTCGATCACGTTGCGTGTGCTGATTTTGCCCGGTTTCTCCTTGGCGATCATGACGAAGGATGCCTTGATGATCGCATAGACTTCCGATCCTGCCGCGAGCCCCATGTCCGTGACGGCTTCTTTGGTGATGATCGCCTTGAGCGGTGTCCCTGCCACATCCATCACGACTTCGCTGTTGACAGCGCCGCCGATGACCTCGGTCACGGTTCCTTTAATCTGATTGCGTGCACTGGTTTTCATTTTTTTTCCTTTGATCTGTTTTTCAAAGGGAAGTCTATCACAAAATAATGCCTAAAAAATAGCACTTTCTGTTAAAAAATAAATATTGTGATATCACATCATGAGCGTTTCCGAAACGAATAGCCCAAAAGCCATCACCCCCAGTGTCAGCACAAAAAACTGCGCGACACGCCACCCCAGTTTCAGGCCGCCGATCCAGAAGACGATGCCGAGTTTGACGAGCGAATTGGTGACGGAGGCGATGACGATGCCGTTCATCGCCGTCGTCATGACGAGTTTCTCGTCGCGGGTGAGCTCGGAGAGCGAAAGCGTGATGGCGTCGACGTCCGTGATGCCGGAAATGAACGAGACGATGTAGACCCCGATATCGCCGAAGCGGTTTTCGGTGAAGGCGATAGCGCCGTAGATGATGCCGAAGAGCAGCCCGAACTTCAGCGCTTCACTCAGCTGCAGCGGGTTTTTTGTCATGGCTTGGTTCTCGAGGTGGATGTCGGCGCTCTGGGAACGGCTGTAGAGGTAGTAGGTAAAGAGCAGCCCGGCTGCTGTTGCCGCGAGATAGGCCGGTGCGAGGGCTTTGGCCAGGGCGGGGGAGATGACGGCCGCTTCGAAGAGGACGCGCAGGTACATGAAGGTGCAGGCGATGGCGACCCCGGCGGCGTAGTTGTTGAGCAGTGTGGTCTGGTTGGCGAACATCTTTGACAACGATACGGCCACCCCGGTGGAGGAGACAAGCCCGCCCGCCGCGCCGGTGATGAAGAGGCCGCGCTTGTGCCCCCACAGTTTCACCGCGGCATACCCGACAAAGGAGATGGCGGCGATAATGACGGCCATCAGCCAGGTCTTGTAGGGGTTGAACAGTTCATAGGGGCCGATCATCGTGTTGGGCAGGACCGGCAGGACGACGAAGCTCATGGCCAGCAGCAACACAGCGGCACTGATGTCGGTGGAGGAGAGGTGGGATTCGAACTCTCGCAGGTGGGGCTTGATCTCGAGCAGCACGACCATCACGACGGCGATGAAGATGGCGTAGTGCTCCAGCGCGGCGTAGACCATGAGCCCCAGCAAAAAGGTGACGATTGCGGCCACCTGGGTGGTCATCCCCGTCTGGTGGAAGCGGGTGACCTTGAGGTAGTACGAGAGCCCGACGAGCACCCCGACGACCGCCGTCGCGGCGAAGACGAAGCCCGGTACCGCCTCGCCGAGCCAGCCGGCCAGGTAGCCGATGAGGGCCAGCAGCGCGAAGGTACGGCTCCCGGCGAAGCTCTCTTTGCCCCTGGGCAGGTAACTCATGGTGCGCTGCATGCCGATCATGAACCCCAGCAACAGCGCGATAAGCATCGATTTGAGTACGGCATATTCCATAGGATGATTGTACCATGTCGGCCGCGATGCGTGCTACAATGGGGCAACGGAGTTGCAAGGGGTGCCCATGAAGAAAAACCATG is a genomic window of Sulfurimonas sp. HSL1-2 containing:
- the ppsA gene encoding phosphoenolpyruvate synthase, with the translated sequence MAYVKWFREIGIGDVPTVGGKNASLGEMYRHLSAAGVLVPNGFAVTAEAYDAVLEANGALERLHALLDDFDPDDVVQLQARGKACREIVYNCTLPSALEAEILEGYEALKREYGDDVSLAVRSSATAEDSPEASFAGQNDTYLNIASPEALLDAYKRCLASNFTDRSLHYKFDSGFDYFDVRLCVVVMKMVRSDIGASGVMFSIDTETGFRDVVYITAAYGLGENVVQGTIDPDGFYVHKPTFALGHRAVLKRSLGKKELKMIFSEALSSGSIAVEYTKNVETPPSERARFCITDEDVMVLADYAVKVEKHYSENVGHDKPMDMEWAKDGIDGRLYMVQARPETVESQKKGSILEIYHLSEPGEVLVSGRAVGTKIGSGKVHHIRDTAQLGDFKEGEVLLADTTTPDWEPVMKMASAIVTNRGGRTCHAAIVSRELGIPAIVGAEDATEKLADGREVTVSCAEGETGRVYDGKISYDVERTDLSHLPKTRTKIMMNLGNPDLAFSLAHLPVDGIGLARMEFIINESIKAHPMALIHPEKTDLATRVQIEALTAAYETPEDFFVKTLSEGVATIASAVYPEPCVVRMSDFKTNEYATLAGGKFFEPLDEANPMIGFRGAARYSHPAYEEGFALECAAMKRVRDEMGFTNVILMIPFCRRVEEGRRVVETMARHGLVRGENGLQIYVMCEIPNNVISIDGFSEVFDGFSIGSNDLTQLTLGVDRDSEIVAFDYEERDEGVLTMIEMAVEGAKRNGRHSGICGQAPSDYPEVAEFLVKLGIDSISLNPDSVLTTLPRIIELETALNGAPSEQ
- a CDS encoding TOBE domain-containing protein — protein: MKTSARNQIKGTVTEVIGGAVNSEVVMDVAGTPLKAIITKEAVTDMGLAAGSEVYAIIKASFVMIAKEKPGKISTRNVIETTVSDIIEGPVSCELKLAMGGTTLTAIITEEAAKDLGVAKGDTVYALVKASSIILAQ
- a CDS encoding MgtC/SapB family protein, with the protein product MEYAVLKSMLIALLLGFMIGMQRTMSYLPRGKESFAGSRTFALLALIGYLAGWLGEAVPGFVFAATAVVGVLVGLSYYLKVTRFHQTGMTTQVAAIVTFLLGLMVYAALEHYAIFIAVVMVVLLEIKPHLREFESHLSSTDISAAVLLLAMSFVVLPVLPNTMIGPYELFNPYKTWLMAVIIAAISFVGYAAVKLWGHKRGLFITGAAGGLVSSTGVAVSLSKMFANQTTLLNNYAAGVAIACTFMYLRVLFEAAVISPALAKALAPAYLAATAAGLLFTYYLYSRSQSADIHLENQAMTKNPLQLSEALKFGLLFGIIYGAIAFTENRFGDIGVYIVSFISGITDVDAITLSLSELTRDEKLVMTTAMNGIVIASVTNSLVKLGIVFWIGGLKLGWRVAQFFVLTLGVMAFGLFVSETLMM